One part of the Deinococcus sp. NW-56 genome encodes these proteins:
- a CDS encoding MFS transporter codes for MLKPTGTALPPRRDPPPVPVPGMDVTLDRRGVVWGLVVAALVTLSIYLGSQRFHGFDGALAGYAFATVFAIFGIVYRYVVWLQRPPTRTYWRRGWELFWQPGQRLRNTGFFFKMGWEKMIEQRFIRKRSRDRWLAHQLIFWGCLIAIAITFPLTFGWLRFESDFTNPSDYLIVLFGQRLEFFTFPARSLLGWLIMHGLNIAAVLCLAGIALILGRRIKDQAEVSTQRFDNDIMPLILLFAVSVTGMFLTVSNMFIEGKFYYFLTTIHAVTVYLWLLYLPFGKFFHIFQRIANLGVWFYKAAGANGPQAACARCGTEYTSELQRGDLKAMLPELGFDYRHGQVDNWQNLCPSCRRKLMTLNQFAVTGKEFM; via the coding sequence GTGCTTAAGCCCACCGGCACCGCCCTGCCCCCCCGCCGCGACCCGCCGCCCGTCCCGGTGCCGGGCATGGACGTGACCCTCGACCGCCGGGGCGTGGTCTGGGGGCTGGTCGTCGCGGCGCTTGTCACGCTCTCCATTTACCTGGGTTCGCAGCGCTTTCACGGCTTCGACGGGGCACTGGCCGGGTACGCCTTCGCCACCGTCTTCGCCATCTTCGGCATCGTGTACCGCTACGTGGTGTGGCTCCAGCGCCCGCCCACCCGGACCTACTGGCGGCGGGGCTGGGAGCTGTTCTGGCAGCCGGGGCAGCGCCTGCGCAACACCGGCTTCTTTTTCAAGATGGGCTGGGAAAAGATGATCGAGCAGCGCTTTATCCGCAAGCGGTCACGGGACCGCTGGCTGGCGCACCAGCTCATCTTCTGGGGCTGCTTGATCGCCATCGCGATCACGTTCCCGCTCACCTTCGGCTGGCTGCGCTTCGAGAGCGACTTTACCAACCCCAGCGACTACCTGATCGTGCTGTTCGGGCAAAGGCTGGAGTTCTTCACCTTCCCGGCCCGCAGCCTGCTGGGCTGGCTGATCATGCACGGGCTGAACATCGCCGCCGTGCTGTGCCTCGCGGGCATCGCGCTGATCCTGGGCCGCCGCATCAAGGATCAGGCGGAAGTCTCCACCCAGCGCTTCGACAACGACATCATGCCCTTGATCCTGCTGTTCGCGGTGTCGGTCACGGGCATGTTCCTGACGGTCAGCAACATGTTTATCGAGGGCAAGTTCTACTACTTCCTCACGACCATCCACGCCGTGACGGTGTACCTGTGGCTGCTGTACCTGCCGTTCGGCAAGTTCTTCCACATCTTCCAGCGCATCGCCAACCTCGGCGTGTGGTTCTACAAGGCCGCCGGGGCCAACGGGCCGCAGGCCGCCTGCGCCCGCTGCGGCACGGAATACACCTCGGAACTTCAGCGCGGGGACCTCAAGGCGATGCTGCCGGAGCTGGGCTTTGACTACCGCCACGGACAGGTGGACAACTGGCAGAACCTCTGCCCGAGCTGCCGCCGCAAGCTGATGACCCTCAACCAGTTCGCCGTGACCGGCAAGGAGTTCATGTGA
- a CDS encoding ArgE/DapE family deacylase encodes MPDALTDLLAALVRLDSTNPALVPGGAGEGAIAQFVAAWLTAQGIAADLDETAPGRPSVIARVGGTGGGRSLLLNAHLDTVGTEGMARPFEPEVRGGRMSGRGAYDMKGGLAACLLALRDVRDAGLRGDVILTAVADEEHASLGMQSVLKRVTADAAIVTEPTELQVCVAHKGFTWHEITTHGRAAHGSRPDLGADAIAHMGRVLGRLEAFGQDLVARPPHPLLGHGSLHASLISGGQELSSYPERCTLHLERRTLPGETAEEVAAEIEALLAELGTDPEFYAEHRLTLARDPFGVDPGAPVVQTLLRAAAGVLGEAPALIGQTFWMDSAFLAAAGIPTAVFGPCSAGAHAAEEWVDLASAEQCRAVLTATIRDFCA; translated from the coding sequence GTGCCCGACGCCCTCACCGACCTGTTGGCCGCCCTCGTCCGGCTGGATTCCACCAACCCGGCCCTGGTGCCGGGCGGGGCCGGGGAGGGGGCCATCGCCCAGTTCGTCGCGGCGTGGTTGACGGCCCAGGGGATCGCGGCCGACCTTGATGAGACCGCGCCGGGCCGTCCCAGCGTGATCGCGCGGGTGGGGGGTACGGGGGGTGGACGGTCGCTGCTGCTCAACGCGCACCTCGACACCGTGGGCACGGAGGGGATGGCGCGGCCCTTCGAGCCGGAGGTGCGCGGGGGCCGGATGTCCGGGCGCGGGGCCTACGACATGAAGGGGGGGCTGGCCGCCTGCCTCCTCGCCCTGCGGGACGTGCGGGACGCGGGGCTGCGCGGGGACGTGATCCTGACCGCCGTGGCCGACGAGGAACACGCCAGCCTGGGGATGCAGTCGGTCCTGAAGCGCGTCACCGCCGACGCGGCCATCGTCACCGAACCCACCGAGCTGCAGGTCTGCGTTGCGCACAAGGGCTTTACCTGGCACGAGATCACCACCCATGGCCGCGCGGCGCACGGGTCGCGCCCGGACCTCGGCGCCGATGCCATCGCCCATATGGGCCGGGTCCTGGGGCGGCTGGAGGCATTTGGACAGGACCTCGTGGCTCGGCCTCCCCATCCCCTCCTGGGGCACGGCAGCCTGCACGCCTCGCTGATCAGCGGTGGGCAGGAACTGTCGAGCTACCCGGAACGCTGCACCCTGCACCTGGAACGCCGCACCCTGCCGGGCGAAACCGCCGAGGAGGTGGCGGCGGAGATAGAGGCGCTTCTCGCTGAGTTGGGAACCGACCCGGAGTTCTACGCCGAACACCGCCTCACCCTGGCCCGTGACCCCTTTGGCGTGGACCCAGGTGCACCGGTTGTCCAGACCCTCCTTCGGGCGGCGGCGGGCGTGCTGGGTGAGGCCCCGGCCCTGATCGGTCAGACCTTCTGGATGGACTCGGCGTTTCTCGCGGCGGCAGGCATCCCCACCGCCGTGTTCGGCCCCTGCAGCGCAGGGGCCCACGCCGCTGAGGAGTGGGTGGACCTCGCCTCCGCGGAGCAGTGCCGCGCGGTGCTGACCGCCACCATCCGCGACTTCTGCGCCTGA
- a CDS encoding class I SAM-dependent methyltransferase — translation MTPPDETLNDAYFEDVYRANDDPWDFETSAYEHAKYARTLAALPRERYARALEVGCSIGVLTGLLAERVGALLSVDVSEQALARARERNRDRQGVTFERRRLPDETPEGPFDLIVLSEVGYYFSTRDLEAVLDVLTERLTPGGDLILVHWTPFVPDYPQTGDAVHEAALRRTPAPLTHRHGERHERYRLDVLSKPEA, via the coding sequence ATGACTCCCCCCGACGAGACCCTGAACGACGCCTACTTCGAGGACGTGTACCGGGCCAACGACGACCCCTGGGACTTCGAGACGAGCGCGTACGAGCACGCCAAATACGCCCGCACCCTCGCCGCCCTGCCCCGTGAGCGGTATGCCCGCGCCCTGGAGGTGGGCTGCTCCATCGGCGTGCTGACGGGCCTGCTGGCGGAGCGGGTAGGCGCCCTGCTGAGCGTGGACGTGAGCGAACAGGCCCTCGCCCGCGCCCGCGAGCGCAACCGGGACCGCCAGGGCGTGACCTTCGAGCGCCGCCGCCTGCCGGACGAGACCCCCGAGGGACCCTTCGACCTGATCGTGCTCTCCGAGGTGGGCTACTACTTCAGCACACGGGACCTGGAGGCGGTGCTGGACGTGTTGACCGAGCGTCTGACCCCCGGCGGTGACCTGATTCTGGTCCACTGGACGCCCTTCGTGCCCGACTACCCGCAGACGGGCGACGCGGTGCACGAGGCGGCCCTGCGCCGCACGCCTGCGCCCCTGACCCACCGCCACGGCGAGCGCCACGAGCGCTACCGGCTGGACGTGCTGAGCAAGCCGGAAGCCTGA
- a CDS encoding 4Fe-4S dicluster domain-containing protein translates to MSDLRFFIDPIRCIGCKACMQACSECATHRGKSMIHLEHIERGTSTQTAPMVCMHCDLPTCAAVCPADAIKRTEDGIVQSSQAPRCIGCSNCVNACPFGVPRYYPEIDQMLKCDMCYDRTSIGQKPMCASVCPSEALFYGTLEEFQARRKGTPKNTFQFGAQTITTKVFIVLPEGEIGLDMDVISHMDARFEPDAFDHLDPFAHLEPLPQAQGGLL, encoded by the coding sequence ATGAGCGACCTTCGCTTTTTCATCGACCCCATCCGCTGCATCGGCTGCAAGGCGTGCATGCAGGCGTGCTCGGAGTGCGCCACGCACCGGGGCAAGTCGATGATCCACCTCGAACACATCGAGCGGGGAACCTCGACCCAGACGGCCCCGATGGTGTGCATGCACTGCGACCTGCCGACCTGCGCGGCGGTGTGCCCCGCCGACGCGATCAAGCGCACCGAGGACGGCATCGTGCAGTCCAGCCAGGCGCCGCGCTGCATCGGGTGCTCGAACTGCGTGAACGCCTGCCCCTTCGGCGTGCCGCGCTACTACCCGGAAATCGACCAGATGCTCAAGTGCGACATGTGCTACGACCGCACCTCCATCGGGCAAAAGCCGATGTGCGCGAGCGTGTGTCCCAGTGAGGCGCTGTTCTACGGCACGCTGGAGGAATTCCAGGCCCGGCGCAAGGGCACCCCGAAAAACACCTTCCAGTTCGGGGCGCAGACGATCACGACCAAGGTGTTCATCGTGCTGCCGGAAGGCGAGATCGGCCTCGACATGGACGTGATCTCGCATATGGACGCCCGCTTCGAGCCGGACGCCTTCGACCACCTCGACCCCTTCGCCCATCTGGAGCCGCTGCCGCAGGCCCAGGGAGGTCTGCTGTGA
- a CDS encoding acyl-CoA dehydrogenase family protein translates to MSDRSSGLTHPHESGVPPGPLPRLTLPRAVANVIEDEAANCDTGGAFPAASFRALREAGLLTAPLPASLGGRDMRGTALLRLLRQIGRASLPVGRVYEGHVNALRLIGRYGTPAQLARAARDAHAGALFGVWNTEDGPGLRLVTGPGGLTLTGGKTFASGLGHVTRPLLPAEGEAGRTLVLLPTEREPGMPDPSFWQPLGMRATVSGRVDYTGARVQEDDLIGQPGDYYRQPEFGGGAVRFLAVQLGGADAVVASARAVLRRLGRAEDDVQRLRFAEVAVRSEAAWQLTREAGRRLEAWPEDRDPAPLLAYVALARTATEDACLLAAEAAERAVGARGLLAPWPTERLLRDLRMYLRQPAPDAARLAVGAWLLDAPEGTGDPWEEA, encoded by the coding sequence CAGAGCGGTGGCGAATGTCATCGAGGACGAGGCGGCCAACTGCGATACCGGTGGTGCCTTTCCGGCCGCGTCGTTCCGGGCGCTGCGGGAGGCGGGGCTGCTGACCGCCCCCCTGCCCGCGTCGCTGGGCGGCCGGGACATGAGGGGCACGGCGCTGCTGAGGCTGCTGCGGCAGATCGGCCGGGCCAGCCTGCCGGTCGGCCGGGTGTACGAGGGGCATGTCAACGCACTGAGGCTGATCGGACGCTACGGCACGCCCGCGCAACTCGCCCGCGCCGCGCGGGACGCCCACGCCGGGGCACTGTTCGGCGTGTGGAACACCGAGGATGGGCCGGGGCTGCGGCTGGTGACGGGACCAGGGGGACTCACACTCACGGGGGGCAAGACCTTCGCCTCCGGCCTGGGCCACGTCACCCGGCCCCTCCTTCCCGCCGAGGGCGAGGCGGGCCGCACGCTGGTCCTGCTGCCCACCGAGCGCGAACCGGGCATGCCCGACCCCAGCTTCTGGCAGCCGCTGGGGATGCGGGCGACGGTCTCAGGCCGGGTGGACTACACCGGGGCACGGGTGCAGGAGGACGACCTGATCGGCCAGCCCGGCGACTACTACCGCCAGCCCGAGTTCGGCGGGGGCGCCGTGCGCTTCCTGGCCGTGCAACTCGGCGGGGCCGACGCCGTGGTCGCCTCGGCGCGGGCGGTGCTGCGGCGGCTGGGGCGCGCGGAGGACGACGTGCAGCGGCTAAGGTTTGCCGAAGTGGCGGTGCGCTCGGAGGCGGCCTGGCAGCTCACCCGCGAGGCCGGGCGGCGGCTGGAGGCGTGGCCGGAGGACCGGGACCCCGCGCCCCTGCTGGCCTACGTGGCCCTGGCCCGCACCGCGACCGAGGACGCCTGCCTGCTTGCCGCCGAAGCGGCCGAGCGGGCGGTGGGTGCCCGTGGCCTGCTCGCGCCCTGGCCCACCGAGCGGCTGCTGCGCGACCTGCGGATGTACCTGCGCCAGCCTGCCCCCGACGCGGCGCGGCTGGCAGTGGGCGCCTGGCTGCTGGACGCCCCCGAGGGCACCGGGGACCCCTGGGAGGAGGCGTGA
- a CDS encoding glycosyltransferase family 2 protein, producing the protein MRVPLLHTVVAVPARNEAERIGQTVRALAAQVGANGAPLEGYEVWIVVNNSADDTAGQAARAIPTGRPVRVQSCTLPPGRANVVGARRAALDLAAARLGGNPHGLIVTTDADSVPAPDWLWQLQRAVQSGADAACGRILLRAEERARLPGPVRRVYLQDAAYRLAAERLTARLNPDPFDPWPRHHQHFGANLALTLRAYREVGGVPDVPQLEDVALIQRLRRHDLRVRRTPHARVHTSARLNGRVPLGLSTQLAEWHADPAAWRVPGAAEIAALAHAEAALRQARTQGWSAGLPGHWLAPPAALREALRAPTLGLALEAAHAARVSAGLWTGRFPPVPIARALAEVRGQVQAASPDGWPVPQASGLLSTSSR; encoded by the coding sequence ATGCGGGTGCCCCTTCTCCACACCGTCGTCGCCGTGCCTGCCCGCAACGAGGCCGAGCGGATCGGCCAAACGGTCCGCGCTCTCGCCGCGCAGGTGGGGGCGAACGGCGCGCCGCTGGAGGGGTACGAGGTCTGGATCGTGGTCAACAACTCGGCCGACGACACGGCGGGGCAGGCGGCGCGGGCCATCCCCACGGGTCGCCCGGTGCGGGTGCAGAGCTGCACCCTGCCCCCCGGCCGCGCCAACGTGGTGGGGGCACGGCGGGCCGCACTGGACCTCGCCGCCGCCCGGCTGGGGGGCAATCCGCACGGCCTGATCGTGACCACCGATGCCGACAGCGTGCCTGCACCAGACTGGCTGTGGCAGTTGCAGCGGGCGGTGCAGTCGGGCGCCGACGCCGCCTGCGGGCGCATCCTGCTGCGGGCCGAGGAACGGGCGCGGTTGCCCGGCCCGGTGCGGCGGGTGTACCTGCAAGACGCGGCGTACCGCCTGGCCGCCGAGCGCCTCACCGCGCGACTCAACCCCGACCCCTTCGACCCCTGGCCCCGGCACCACCAGCACTTCGGGGCGAACCTGGCCCTGACCCTGCGGGCCTACCGCGAGGTGGGCGGCGTGCCCGACGTGCCGCAGCTGGAGGACGTGGCGCTCATTCAGCGCCTGCGCCGCCACGACCTGCGGGTGCGGCGGACCCCCCACGCCCGCGTCCACACCAGCGCCCGTCTGAATGGGCGCGTTCCCCTGGGCCTGAGCACCCAGCTCGCCGAGTGGCACGCCGACCCGGCCGCCTGGCGGGTCCCCGGCGCTGCCGAGATCGCCGCCCTCGCCCACGCGGAGGCCGCGCTGCGGCAGGCCCGCACCCAGGGCTGGAGTGCAGGCCTCCCCGGTCACTGGCTGGCGCCCCCCGCCGCCCTGCGCGAGGCGCTGCGGGCACCCACCCTGGGGCTGGCGCTGGAAGCCGCCCACGCCGCCCGCGTAAGCGCCGGATTATGGACGGGGCGCTTTCCCCCGGTGCCCATCGCGCGGGCGCTGGCCGAGGTGCGCGGGCAAGTTCAGGCCGCCTCCCCCGACGGCTGGCCTGTCCCTCAGGCTTCCGGCTTGCTCAGCACGTCCAGCCGGTAG
- a CDS encoding diaminopropionate ammonia-lyase: MTPATDPPRAYFNSAVTTFPETSDPQLLAFHRRLPGYMPTPLVRAPHLAAALGVREVWVKDESGRLGLPAYKILGASWATYRELEALFGPFGPWATPGDLAAQLRRHLPLTLVTATDGNHGRAVARVARWLGLGAHILVPQDMVPARIHAIEAEGARVEVVPGTYDEAVAAAARLADARHLVISDTAWAGYTRVPGWVIEGYGTIFREIDAQLRASGGRPPDLVAVQMGVGALATAVVRHYRAPGREARVVGVEPTRADCVRRSLAAGQPTGAPGPHPSIMAGLNCGQVSPLAWPFLRDGLSASVVIPDARAEEAMRLLARDGVTSGESGAAGAAGLLELLAGELSAQAREALAVTPGSTVLVLSTEGATDPDAYARILRGES, translated from the coding sequence ATGACCCCAGCCACCGATCCACCGCGTGCCTACTTCAATTCCGCCGTCACGACCTTTCCGGAAACGTCGGACCCTCAGCTGCTGGCCTTCCACCGCCGCCTGCCCGGTTACATGCCAACGCCGCTGGTCCGGGCGCCGCATCTCGCCGCCGCGCTCGGCGTCCGCGAGGTCTGGGTAAAGGACGAGTCGGGCCGCCTGGGGCTGCCCGCGTACAAGATCCTGGGGGCGTCGTGGGCGACGTACCGCGAGCTGGAGGCGCTCTTCGGGCCTTTCGGGCCGTGGGCGACGCCCGGTGACCTCGCCGCGCAGCTTCGGCGGCATCTGCCCCTGACCCTCGTCACCGCCACGGACGGCAACCACGGCCGGGCCGTCGCGCGGGTGGCCCGCTGGCTGGGGCTGGGAGCGCACATCCTCGTGCCGCAGGACATGGTGCCCGCCCGCATCCACGCCATCGAGGCCGAGGGGGCGCGGGTGGAGGTCGTGCCCGGCACCTACGACGAGGCGGTCGCGGCGGCAGCAAGGCTCGCGGACGCGCGGCACCTCGTCATCAGCGACACGGCCTGGGCCGGATACACCCGCGTGCCGGGGTGGGTGATCGAGGGGTACGGGACGATCTTCCGCGAGATTGACGCGCAGCTAAGGGCGTCGGGCGGCAGACCACCGGACCTCGTGGCCGTGCAGATGGGGGTGGGGGCACTCGCCACCGCCGTGGTGCGGCACTACCGGGCGCCGGGGCGAGAGGCGCGGGTGGTCGGGGTGGAGCCTACCCGCGCGGATTGCGTGCGGCGCTCGCTGGCGGCGGGGCAGCCCACGGGGGCGCCGGGACCGCACCCGTCGATCATGGCGGGCCTGAACTGCGGCCAGGTTTCGCCGCTGGCGTGGCCCTTCCTGCGCGATGGGCTGAGCGCCTCGGTCGTCATCCCCGATGCGCGGGCCGAGGAGGCGATGCGGCTGCTCGCACGGGATGGAGTGACCTCCGGGGAGAGCGGGGCGGCGGGGGCGGCCGGGCTACTGGAGCTGCTGGCGGGGGAATTGAGCGCCCAGGCACGGGAGGCGCTGGCGGTCACACCCGGCAGTACGGTGCTGGTGCTCTCGACCGAGGGCGCGACCGACCCGGACGCCTACGCCCGCATCCTGCGCGGGGAGAGCTGA
- a CDS encoding ubiquinol-cytochrome c reductase iron-sulfur subunit, with translation MTKSGKKKILKHPPHWKDDFSVDWDETDYVSRREFTRFLGLSSVGMAVGTTLIAGVGSAVKPVREAQPLRLGRVEEFQPGTSKAFEFPEKGQYSLLVRHEDGTFSAYGQKCPHLGCAVYYEPEEKVLECPCHEGFFNAKTGDVIAGPPQRGLNVVELEVRDGELWAVGGGGH, from the coding sequence GTGACCAAGTCCGGCAAGAAAAAGATTCTCAAGCACCCTCCCCACTGGAAAGACGACTTCAGCGTGGACTGGGACGAGACCGACTACGTCTCGCGGCGCGAGTTCACCCGATTCCTGGGCCTGAGCAGCGTGGGGATGGCGGTGGGCACCACCCTGATCGCGGGGGTCGGCAGCGCGGTGAAGCCCGTGCGCGAGGCCCAACCGCTGCGTCTGGGGCGGGTGGAGGAGTTCCAGCCCGGCACCTCCAAGGCCTTCGAGTTCCCGGAAAAGGGGCAGTATTCGCTCCTCGTGCGGCATGAGGACGGCACCTTCAGCGCCTACGGTCAAAAGTGCCCGCACCTGGGCTGCGCGGTGTACTACGAGCCCGAGGAGAAGGTGCTGGAGTGCCCCTGTCACGAGGGCTTCTTCAACGCGAAGACGGGCGACGTGATCGCGGGACCGCCACAGCGCGGGCTGAACGTGGTGGAGCTGGAAGTGCGGGACGGCGAGCTGTGGGCCGTGGGAGGTGGTGGGCATTGA
- a CDS encoding PIG-L deacetylase family protein, with amino-acid sequence MKGAETLTPAILPAPVWVAAPHPDDEALGCGGLIAALGAAGREAWALLLSDGGLSHPGSPSHPRERLTAARLAEWQAGLAELGVPAARTRTLGLPDGELHTCAEAITQGALAAFREAPPGTLLLPWARDPHPDHRAAWAPLLRAARAFPGVRLLAYTVWLEERGDPADHPRSGETRPLTLDVRPWLAPKRRAIRAHRTQLGRITDDPHGFTLPASLVERALNGTETYHEVLSQEVPA; translated from the coding sequence GTGAAGGGCGCGGAGACGCTGACCCCAGCCATCCTCCCCGCTCCGGTGTGGGTGGCCGCCCCGCACCCGGACGACGAGGCGCTGGGCTGCGGCGGGCTGATCGCCGCGCTGGGCGCCGCCGGGCGGGAGGCCTGGGCCTTGCTGCTCAGCGACGGGGGCCTCTCGCACCCCGGTTCCCCCAGCCATCCCCGCGAGCGGCTGACGGCGGCGCGGCTCGCGGAGTGGCAGGCAGGACTGGCCGAGCTGGGCGTGCCCGCCGCGCGGACCCGGACGCTGGGGCTGCCCGATGGGGAGTTGCACACCTGCGCGGAGGCGATCACCCAGGGCGCCCTCGCCGCCTTCCGCGAGGCCCCGCCCGGCACGCTGCTCCTCCCCTGGGCACGCGACCCCCACCCGGACCACCGGGCGGCCTGGGCGCCGCTGCTGCGGGCCGCCCGCGCCTTTCCCGGTGTCCGGCTGCTGGCCTACACGGTCTGGCTGGAGGAGCGGGGCGACCCCGCCGACCATCCCCGCTCCGGCGAGACCCGGCCGCTCACGCTGGACGTGCGGCCCTGGCTGGCCCCCAAGCGGCGGGCGATCCGGGCGCACCGCACCCAGCTCGGCCGGATCACCGACGACCCGCACGGCTTTACCCTGCCCGCGAGTCTGGTGGAGCGGGCGCTGAACGGCACCGAGACCTACCATGAGGTGCTTTCCCAGGAGGTGCCCGCATGA
- a CDS encoding molybdopterin oxidoreductase family protein, whose product MAKPPLSREDYLDLYGPTLHYTPPGGFRTVDDYDDLVDTHCCFCGQQCGIKLKVKDNAVVGFEPRYEFPFNRGKLCPKGIKRYLQGSHPDRLLHPMRRTPTGYERITWDEALSETVAKIQEIQAKYGKDSFAMLSGVSLTNEKSYLVGKFARLALQTANLDYNGRLCMVSAGAGNKKAYGIDRSSNHWEDITQAKVIFIIGTNIAECFPITTDYIWRARDNGAKIIYADPRMVPMARTADLFLPLRVGSDSALLMAMLHVLIRDRLIDEEFIRNHTVGFEETADAVSNATPEWAAEITGIPAEKIELAARWYGEAETGMILHARGLEHQTKGVDNVVSCANLALATGKIGKPGCGHSTITGQGNGQGGREHGHKCDQLPGNRDITNPEHRKYIAEVWGCPEEEIPGKGLTAQEILNAIHAGEIKGLLSLCFNPLVSLPDANFNREALDKLEHYTVIDFFLSETAQHADIVLPGSLHEEDEGTSTSGEGRVIKINAPVTPPGEARRDWEIMLDIANRLGRGKYFQYTSTREIFEELRLASRGGTADYSGITWDKVVNTMGVFWPAPQVTERGKTTMNIAELDSLHPGTPRLYEGGKFYHADGKARFNAVKWRESGEVVDEEYPIWFTTGRVVSQYLSGTQTRRIGPLVDQFPHPRLEIHPRMAKQLGIATDDWVTVQTRRGEVIIQANVVNTIRPDTVFMAYHWGGKESANLLTQRALDPVSKIPEFKVSACRVRLATPEEQAEGERVKAASARTEKNLPAGYGLNARRQELRR is encoded by the coding sequence ATGGCTAAACCCCCCCTGTCCCGCGAGGACTATCTCGACCTGTACGGCCCCACCCTGCACTACACGCCCCCCGGCGGCTTCCGCACGGTGGACGACTACGACGACCTGGTGGACACCCACTGCTGCTTTTGCGGGCAGCAGTGCGGGATCAAGCTCAAGGTCAAGGACAACGCCGTCGTGGGCTTCGAACCCCGCTACGAGTTCCCCTTCAACCGGGGCAAGCTGTGCCCCAAGGGCATCAAGCGCTACCTGCAAGGCTCGCACCCCGACCGCCTGCTGCACCCCATGCGCCGCACGCCGACGGGTTACGAGCGCATCACCTGGGACGAGGCGCTCTCGGAGACGGTCGCCAAGATTCAGGAGATTCAGGCGAAGTACGGCAAGGACTCGTTTGCCATGCTCTCGGGCGTCTCGCTGACGAACGAGAAGAGCTACCTCGTGGGCAAGTTCGCCCGCCTCGCCCTCCAGACGGCCAACCTCGACTACAACGGGCGGCTGTGCATGGTGTCGGCGGGGGCCGGGAACAAGAAGGCCTACGGGATTGACCGTTCCTCCAACCACTGGGAGGACATCACCCAGGCGAAGGTCATCTTCATCATCGGGACGAACATCGCCGAGTGCTTCCCGATCACGACCGACTACATCTGGCGGGCGCGGGACAACGGCGCGAAGATCATCTACGCCGACCCCCGCATGGTGCCGATGGCCCGCACCGCCGACCTGTTCCTGCCGCTGCGGGTCGGCAGCGACTCCGCGCTCCTGATGGCGATGCTGCACGTGCTGATCCGCGACCGTCTGATCGACGAGGAGTTCATTCGCAACCACACGGTGGGGTTCGAGGAGACGGCCGACGCCGTGAGCAACGCGACCCCGGAATGGGCCGCCGAGATCACCGGGATTCCCGCCGAGAAGATCGAGCTGGCCGCCCGCTGGTACGGCGAGGCCGAGACGGGCATGATCCTGCACGCGCGGGGGCTGGAGCACCAGACCAAGGGCGTGGACAACGTGGTGAGCTGCGCGAACCTCGCGCTGGCGACCGGCAAGATCGGCAAGCCCGGCTGCGGCCACTCCACGATCACCGGGCAGGGCAACGGCCAGGGCGGACGCGAGCACGGGCACAAGTGTGACCAGCTCCCCGGCAACCGTGACATCACCAATCCCGAGCACCGCAAGTACATCGCCGAGGTGTGGGGCTGCCCGGAGGAGGAGATTCCCGGCAAGGGCCTGACCGCGCAGGAGATTCTGAACGCGATCCACGCGGGCGAGATCAAGGGGCTGCTCAGCCTGTGCTTCAACCCGCTCGTCTCGCTCCCCGACGCGAACTTCAACCGCGAGGCGCTGGACAAGCTGGAGCACTACACGGTGATCGACTTTTTCCTCTCGGAAACCGCCCAGCACGCCGACATCGTGCTGCCCGGCTCGCTGCACGAGGAGGACGAGGGCACGTCCACCAGCGGCGAGGGCCGGGTGATCAAGATCAACGCGCCCGTCACCCCGCCCGGCGAGGCCCGGCGCGACTGGGAAATCATGCTGGACATAGCGAACCGGCTGGGGCGCGGCAAGTACTTCCAGTACACCTCCACCCGCGAGATCTTCGAGGAACTGCGCCTCGCCTCGCGCGGGGGCACCGCCGACTACTCGGGCATCACCTGGGACAAGGTGGTGAACACCATGGGCGTCTTCTGGCCCGCTCCGCAGGTCACCGAGCGCGGCAAGACCACCATGAACATCGCGGAACTCGACAGCCTGCACCCCGGCACGCCGAGGCTCTACGAGGGCGGCAAGTTCTACCACGCCGACGGCAAGGCCCGTTTCAACGCGGTGAAGTGGCGCGAGAGCGGCGAAGTCGTGGATGAGGAGTACCCGATCTGGTTCACGACGGGCCGCGTGGTCAGCCAGTACCTCAGCGGCACCCAGACCCGGCGCATCGGGCCGCTGGTGGACCAGTTCCCGCATCCGAGGCTGGAGATTCACCCGCGCATGGCGAAGCAACTCGGCATTGCGACCGACGACTGGGTGACCGTGCAGACCCGCCGGGGCGAGGTCATCATCCAGGCAAACGTGGTGAACACCATCCGGCCCGACACGGTCTTCATGGCCTACCACTGGGGCGGCAAGGAAAGCGCCAACCTGCTGACCCAGCGGGCGCTCGATCCCGTGTCCAAGATTCCCGAGTTCAAGGTGTCGGCCTGCCGGGTGCGCCTCGCCACGCCCGAGGAGCAGGCCGAGGGCGAGCGGGTGAAGGCCGCCAGCGCCCGCACCGAGAAGAACCTGCCCGCCGGGTACGGGCTGAACGCCCGCCGTCAGGAGCTGCGCCGATGA